A single genomic interval of Notolabrus celidotus isolate fNotCel1 chromosome 13, fNotCel1.pri, whole genome shotgun sequence harbors:
- the LOC117824061 gene encoding thyroxine 5-deiodinase-like → MMHDSCGVQMARALKQAALCLMLLPRFLLAAVMLWLLDILCIRKKVLLKMGEGQDSPDDPPVCVSDSNKMFTLESLRAVWYGQKLDFLKSAHLGSAAPNTEVMLVHERRQVRILDCMKGKRPLILNFGSCSUPPFMTRLAAFQRLVSQYEDIADFLVVYIEEAHPSDGWVSSDAPYQIPKHRCLEDRLRAARLMLAEVPSSNVVVDNMDNSSNAAYGAYFERLYIVRDERVVYQGGRGPEGYRISELRNWLEQYRNDLVNSQTAVLHV, encoded by the coding sequence ATGATGCATGACTCCTGCGGTGTCCAAATGGCGAGGGCGCTGAAGCAAGCAGCGCTGTGCCTGATGCTGCTGCCCCGCTTCTTGCTTGCCGCCGTCATGCTGTGGCTCCTGGATATTTTGTGCATTAGGAAAAAAGTGCTGCTAAAAATGGGAGAGGGACAGGACAGCCCGGACGACCCGCCGGTGTGTGTCTCTGACTCAAACAAGATGTTCACCTTGGAGTCTCTCAGGGCGGTGTGGTATGGACAGAAACTAGACTTTCTCAAATCTGCGCACCTCGGGAGCGCTGCGCCGAACACCGAGGTGATGCTGGTCCATGAGCGGAGGCAGGTCCGGATCCTGGACTGCATGAAAGGGAAGAGACCGCTCATCCTCAACTTTGGCAGCTGCTCCTGACCGCCATTCATGACGCGTCTGGCGGCGTTTCAGCGCCTTGTGAGCCAGTACGAAGACATTGCGGACTTTTTAGTTGTATATATCGAGGAGGCGCATCCGTCGGACGGCTGGGTGAGCTCGGACGCTCCGTACCAGATCCCCAAGCACCGCTGCTTGGAGGACAGACTGAGAGCCGCCCGGCTGATGCTGGCCGAGGTGCCGAGCAGTAACGTGGTGGTGGATAATATGGACAACTCATCCAACGCCGCGTACGGAGCCTACTTTGAGAGACTTTACATCGTGAGGGATGAGAGGGTGGTTTACCAGGGGGGCAGGGGGCCAGAGGGATACCGGATTTCTGAGCTTAGAAACTGGCTGGAGCAATACAGGAACGATCTGGTGAATTCCCAAACAGCGGTGCTCCATGTGTAG